A region from the Microcebus murinus isolate Inina chromosome 27, M.murinus_Inina_mat1.0, whole genome shotgun sequence genome encodes:
- the ZBTB7A gene encoding zinc finger and BTB domain-containing protein 7A produces MAGGVDGPIGIPFPDHSSDILSGLNEQRTQGLLCDVVILVEGREFPTHRSVLAACSQYFKKLFTSGAVVDQQNVYEIDFVSAEALTALVDFAYTATLTVSTANVGDILSAARLLEIPAVSHVCADLLDRQILAADAGGDAGQPDLVDQIDQRNLLRAKEYLEFFQSNPMNSLPPAAAAAAAAAGFPWSAFGASDDDLDATKEAVAAAVAAVAAGDCNGLDFYGPGPPAERPPPGDGDEGDSNPGLWPERDEDAPAGGLFPPPAAPPAATQNGHYGRGGEEEAASLSEAAPEPGDSPGFLSGAAEGEDGDGPDGDGLAASTLLQQMMSAVGRAGAAAAGDSDEEARADDKGVMDYYLKYFSGAHDGDVYPAWSPKVEKKIRAKAFQKCPICEKVIQGAGKLPRHIRTHTGEKPYECSICKVRFTRQDKLKVHMRKHTGEKPYLCQQCGAAFAHNYDLKNHMRVHTGLRPYQCDSCCKTFVRSDHLHRHLKKDGCNGVPSRRGRKPRVRGGGPEPGPGATAPPGAPAPPGSPDARRNGQEKHFKDEDEDEDAASPDGSGRLNVAGAGGGGGGGPGAATDDSFTAGLA; encoded by the exons ATGGCCGGCGGCGTGGACGGCCCCATCGGGATCCCGTTCCCCGACCACAGCAGCGACATCCTGAGCGGGCTGAACGAGCAGCGGACGCAGGGCCTGCTGTGCGACGTGGTCATCCTGGTGGAGGGCCGCGAGTTCCCCACGCACCGCTCGGTGCTGGCGGCCTGCAGCCAGTACTTCAAGAAGCTGTTCACGTCGGGGGCCGTGGTGGACCAGCAGAACGTGTACGAGATCGACTTCGTGAGTGCCGAGGCGCTCACCGCGCTCGTGGACTTCGCCTACACGGCCACGCTCACGGTCAGCACGGCCAACGTGGGCGACATCCTCAGCGCCGCCCGGCTGCTGGAGATCCCCGCGGTCAGCCACGTGTGCGCCGACCTGCTGGACCGGCAGATCCTGGCGGCGGACGCGGGCGGGGACGCGGGGCAGCCGGACCTCGTCGACCAGATTGATCAGCGCAACCTGCTCCGCGCCAAGGAGTACCTCGAGTTCTTCCAGAGCAACCCCATGAACAGCCtgccccccgccgccgccgccgcggccgccgccgccggctTCCCCTGGTCCGCCTTCGGCGCGTCCGACGACGACCTGGACGCCACCAAGGAGGCCGTGGCGGCCGCGGTGGCCGCCGTGGCCGCGGGCGACTGCAACGGCCTGGACTTCTACGGGCCCGGCCCCCCCGCCGAGCGGCCCCCGCcgggggacggggacgagggcgACAGCAACCCGGGCCTGTGGCCGGAGCGGGACGAGGACGCCCCGGCCGGCGGCCTCTTCCCGCCGCCCGCGGCCCCGCCGGCCGCCACGCAGAACGGCCACTACGgccggggcggggaggaggaggcggcctCGCTGTCGGAGGCGGCCCCCGAGCCCGGCGACTCCCCGGGCTTCCTGTCAGGGGCGGCGGAGGGCGAGGACGGGGACGGGCCCGACGGGGACGGGCTGGCGGCCAGCACGCTGCTGCAGCAGATGATGTCGGCGGTGGGCCGGGCGGGCGCCGCGGCGGCGGGCGACAGCGACGAGGAGGCGCGGGCGGACGACAAGGGCGTCATGGACTACTACCTGAAGTACTTCAGCGGCGCCCACGACGGCGACGTCTACCCCGCCTGGTCGCCCAAGGTGGAGAAGAAGATCCGCGCCAAGGCCTTCCAGAAGTGCCCCATCTGCGAGAAGGTCATCCAGGGCGCCGGGAAGCTGCCGCGCCACATCCGCACGCACACGGGCGAGAAGCCCTACGAGTGCAGCATCTGCAAGGTCCGCTTCACCAG gCAGGACAAGCTCAAGGTGCACATGCGGAAGCACACGGGCGAGAAGCCGTACCTGTGCCAGCAGTGCGGCGCGGCCTTCGCGCACAACTACGACCTGAAGAACCACATGCGCGTGCACACGGGGCTGCGGCCCTACCAGTGCGACAGCTGCTGCAAGACCTTCGTGCGCTCCGACCACCTGCACAGGCACCTCAAGAAGGACGGCTGCAACGGGGTGCCCTCGCGCCGCGGCCGCAAGCCCCGCGTCCGGGGCGGGGGGCCCGAGCCCGGCCCGGGGGCCACCGCGCCCCccggcgcccccgccccgcccggctccCCCGACGCCCGGCGCAACGGCCAGGAGAAGCACTTTAAGGACGAGGACGAGGACGAGGACGCGGCCAGCCCCGACGGCTCGGGCCGCTTGAATGTAGCGGGTGCCGGCGGTGGGGGCGGAGGGGGCCCCGGGGCCGCCACCGACGACAGCTTCACAGCCGGACTCGCCTga